ACCAATGAAATACCATCAACTCTATTATCGTCTTCCtccgaataaaaaaaataaaatcaaattgaaaccaataatttaattttcaaaaattataaatgATTCTAGTCTGAGATATTCTTCCTTAGTTTAGTTGTTCGATTCGGATCAAAtcgattttataaattttttttggatacttgaattccataAGTTGATAATCAAATCAGACGTAACATATGATATAGGctcaattttataaatattattgtgTTGATGTAATTAGATTGTGATAAGGTTCAATCGATTTATTGGATCGAAtcaatttatttaatatatatatatatatatatattatttaaataataagTTGAGTTTTTAGTTGGATCTGAACACCCCAACCCCTAACAGGTGGGAAGCAACTCTCCTTAGCACACCATTCTAGAGCAATTCAGAATAATATAAACATTATTAGCTCATTTAGATAAACATGCAATGACAAAATATGATAAACAAATTCATTTAAATCAAGTAAATGTTCCACTATTTTGctgtaatgagagagagagagagagagagagagaggtgaaacaatgaatgaatggaacatGAGTGCTCTGTCCTCTCCCCAACGTGGGACTACTGATACATAGTTGCAAGAATTGCATGAACTAGGTTGGCTTGCACAGCTTCTCCACCATCTTCCTGAACTCTGCATTAGAAACAGGGACAGCATTCAGAAACACAAACGAGGAATTGATTTCTTTGATCTCAAAACAGGAGAGGATGATCATCACATCATGCACTCACCCTCTTGATTCACCCAAAGTGCTGCTGCTTGGGTGTTGAGAGGCGACTCATTGTTGGGTTCTGCAACAATCATCATCACATCAGCACTCTCATATCCTAATGGAGTAAAACTCTTGTGTGTATCCATCGGATCTCGTGCTTACCTCCCAAAAGGCTCTGGATTGACAGCAGAATGGTTCTCACGTCATACGCAGATGACCATTTATCCTGATGATCCAAAACAACCATCGAAATTGATGCAGATTGCATAGAGAAGGAGGAAAACATGGGGAGGACTTCCATCTGCCGCGTACCTGAAGAATGTCCAAGCAGATGTTGCCGTAGACGTCGACGTTGGGATGGAAGCAGGCGGTCTCAAACTTCACCTTTGGAGGCTTCATCGGGTAGTCAGTGGGGAAGGCGAAGGAGAGCTTGTAGACCATGCCTTCGTACGCTGTCTCTTTGCTGCCATGAATGGTCCCTTTCCAATAAAAGATGTTGTCTCCCTCCGGAAAGGCTGATATCCCCGGATCCCCACACATCTGAACAACACAAGCAAGTAAACGGGATCGTCAAGAAGACGTGTCATATTGGTTGACGAATCCCAGGAGTAATCTTCTTCTTGCTTACCATCAAGGACATGAGCTCCGACTGCAATCTGTTAAGAGAGCAAGAGAGTCAAGGTCAGCGTGCAGTAAAAAGGATACAAGAAAAGAAAGCATGCAGAGACCGGGTCTCGTAATTCAAAGAAGAGATCTTTCGGCGGATTAGATAGAGAGGAAGGATGGTGAGAGGCAGAGAGATAAATTTGCTGCAGCCTAAATGATCAAAGAGCGACCAGAACCAGATGTCGTCGTCAAAGATGACATCTTTACCTCCGATCGAGTAAAACAGATGGCTATAGTGCAAGATGAGTCACAAGAAGCAGCAAGATTGGAAGGACAATGGAGAGCTCAAGAGTACACAAGGAAAGATGACGATGAAAAAGGAGAATTCGTTTCTTGTGAGCGTTCTTGATCTttcagaaagaagaagaagaagaagagccgcgaaaagcaagcaagcaagaaagaggaagaggagaagggtgtAAGACCTCTTCAGGACAGAGTGGCCGTCGGGGCCCTTGGCGACAGGAGCCGGCTGCTTGGCGGCCGAGGGAgcagtggcggcggcggcgggggtggTGGTGGGGATGTTGTCGTGGACGTCTGGGTTCTCTCTCCTCGTCATTTTGGGTGTCCTGCCTTCCTCGCTTTGTATCGGATCACTGAGagcgagagtgagagagagagagagagagagagagaggcgacgaGGTGGGTGGATTTAAAGAGGGGAGGGATTGGGCGAGAGAGCCGTCGGTCCTCCATTTTGACCGTTGCCTGATTCCCCTTCGCCAACGGCTAGTTCCTTAGATTAAAAATGTTCTCTAAAGAATATTAGCATTTAAGACAATAGGAAGTCAAAGGAGTCCAATTATTTAGGTCAAGTGTCTAAAtatatttttgggtaatttatccgGAAGAACTATATTTTTGGGTAATTATTTAGGCCAGAGGAGGTTTTTAGTTGGGATCCTTGAAAAACTCACTAAACAATatcatttttaataaatatatttttatcttaaattcATATGTGTCTTGATATGTCATGTCTATCTTTCTTTGTTATATCTTATGATCTCTTTATTTTCTCTATCATCTTTTGCTCTTATCGATAATTGGACTTTTTCTTTGAGAATAATTCTCATCTTCGGCTTCTTTCATTATTCTCaccctcttctctttctcttcacaAATGATGTTAATTCTTTACTTGAGAACAACCCATCAACTTCCTTTGCTATCCTCTCGTAATGCTCATGAAACATGTTATTACTCCCGTTTTCAAAATCATACTGAAAATGTGTTACATTTGAATATAATTATTCtctaaattttcataaaaaataaaaaaaagtttattGATTCACTATTTGGATGTTATTGCCTTTCTCTTGTAAAAGTTTGAGATAATATAGATTTATATCATTATATTCATATATGAATACCAACATAAGAGCTTTCAAAATCATAATGAAATATTCCAAATTGAAGATAAGTATAGAGTAAAAGTCTTAAGGTAAAATTGATAAAATTTATGCCGTTATTATACTTGTCTTTCATGATCATGCTAAAAACACgccaaatttaaatataaatatcttcaataaatCATTATTGATTCACTATTTGAACACTGTCACACTTATAAATGAATATTGTTACACtttttcaaaataataataaaaataagtcaAATTCGAAAAATaaatatccctgatttcatacaAATagtgaatcaatatttttttgtctGTGAATTCAAAACATTAATACCCAAATTTGAAATCTTCTCAACATGATCTTGAAAATGAGTGTAACAGCCATCATCTATGAGTGTAAGGGCACAAAATTAGTGTATTTCCATTTTACCTCAAACTTTCAGAACTAACAGCATCCAAATAGTGAGGCAGTAATGTTAAAGTGGTGAAGTCCACCTGATAGAAAGATTAAGACCCTCCATAAAAGCACGAGGAAGaaggaaagagaagagaaagagaatagTAGTTTACCTTCTCGGCGGACCAACCCATAGGCCAAATTACATTAATActcaaagagaaagagaagagaagagtgtgaCTAAACCGAAGGCAGCCACAGCAGCAGCATAATTATCCCATCTTCATCTTCAACAGTTGAAAGTAGAACGTTTCACTTCTTTTTCTCATTCTACGACACATCATCTAGCAATAAAAAAAAGTGAGTATTCACGCATCTCTACAATATTGCACATAAACAAAATCGAGTGACTAATGAACAGCATATCAAGCAAGAATGTGTAGCTGTGAAGTTTTTCTACATTCACTGAAGGGAGCACTCGAAGAAACAACTGTCCTCAGCATCATGATTAGCAAGTCTCACTAGACTCCTCATGGACTTCACCAACTGCAGGATGATCAATCATGTCAATGCTTTTAACCCCAGAGAACTTTATTTTGAAAAACATAAACAAAATCTTGACTCGCTTCCAGACCTGGAAGATCTATAGCTAAAGCTGCCTGGGAACCAGCATCAGAATTCATTGCCTTCACC
This genomic stretch from Musa acuminata AAA Group cultivar baxijiao chromosome BXJ3-9, Cavendish_Baxijiao_AAA, whole genome shotgun sequence harbors:
- the LOC135650004 gene encoding ubiquitin-conjugating enzyme E2 19-like, with the translated sequence MTRRENPDVHDNIPTTTPAAAATAPSAAKQPAPVAKGPDGHSVLKRLQSELMSLMMCGDPGISAFPEGDNIFYWKGTIHGSKETAYEGMVYKLSFAFPTDYPMKPPKVKFETACFHPNVDVYGNICLDILQDKWSSAYDVRTILLSIQSLLGEPNNESPLNTQAAALWVNQEEFRKMVEKLCKPT